TATCTTTTAAAGTATGCAAAACACCTTTATTAAATCATAAAATTTCTATATTTGTTCATTTATATAAAAGAATTTCAAGTTCTTTAATTCATGCTTTTTAGAATTTTTAGTATATTTTTATTTATTCCATATGACAGAAATTTTTTTTTCTTTAATATTATATTTTTTTTTTGTAACTATAATTCCAATTATAGATATTAATTTATTATTATAAAATAAAAGTGGAATTTTTTTTCTTTTCCAAGGAGGTATTTTAAATTCATTAAAGATTTTTTTAATTTTTTTTTTAGTTTTATTTTGATGAGTTTGAATTTTTTTATTAGTTTGAAATTTAATTATTATTAATTGATTTTTTTTTGGTTTTTTTATATATAGTTTATTTTTTGAATATTTTTTTTTTATCATTTTTAAATATCCAAAATTTTTTGGAAGGATTAATTTTTTAAATGGAGGATGCCAAAATATAATATAATTTTTTATTGTTGGTTTTTTTTTTATCCAAAATAAATGATTTTGATATTTCCAAATTTCATATTTTTTTAAAACAATTTTAGGATTTTTTTTTTTTTTATTATTAATTACATTTTTTATAATATTTTTTAAAAAAATTAATGATGGTAATTTTTTTTTTTGTATATTTATCCATTTTCTAATTATAAAATATTGCATTTTTATATTTAATTTTTTTATATTTTTTAAATATAATGCTTTTTTTTTATATAAATTTTTTTTTATAATTGGATGTATAAAATTGTTTAAAAGTTTGTGTTCATTATGAATTAATTGAGTTGTTCTTAAACAATTTTTTGGAAAAAATTTCCATCTTTTTTTAATAATAGGCATTATTTTATGTCGAATAAAATTTCTATCATAAGATAAGTTGTTGTTGCTATGATCATTTATCCATTTTAATTTTTTTTTTTTTGCCCATTTTTCAATTTTTGATCTAGAAAATTCTAATAATGGTCTTATCAAAATATTTTTAAAAAATTTTTTTTTATAAGAAATGCTAGATAACCCTTTTGGTCCGCTTCCTCTTTTTATAGATAGTATTAAAGTTTCGCATTGATCATCTAAATTATGTCCTGTTAACAAAATTTCTTCTGATAATAAATTTTTTTTAAATATTTGATATCTTTTTTTTCGTGCTTGAGACTCTATATTTTTTTTTTTTAAAAAAATTTTTTCTTCGATAAATTTAATTTTATTTTTTATACAAATTTTTTTACAATGTTTGCTCCATTTTTTTGATTCTTTATATATTTGATGATTTATATGTATTGCTCTGATTTTTATATTTTTTTTTTTTTTAATTTCTAATAATTTATATAAAAGTACTGTAGAATCAATTCCTCCACTATATGCAACTAAAAATTTTTTATATTTTGATATTTTTTTTTTAAAGTTTATCATATTATATTAATTATTTTATATTTTTATTTAAATTAAAATATATTTTTTTGTTATTAAAAAATAAATAATACGTTCGAGTGGACTTGAACCACTGACTTCTACCATGTCATAGTAGCGCTCTACCAACTGAGCTACGAACGTTTTTTATAATTTTTCTTTTTATTTTAAATAAAAAATTTTTATTTGTAAATACAAAACTTTTTATATATTTTTTTTTTATATATTAATTATTTTTTATTATTTTTTTAAAAAAATACGAGGTTAAATAATGTTTACAGGTATTATAAAAGGAGTAGCTACTGTTTTATCTATTAATAAAAAAAGTTCTAAATATTATAAATGTTATTTTTTTATGCCTAATTTTTTTTTAAAAGGAATTCATATAGGAGATTCAATATCTAATAATGGTTGTTGTTTAACTATAATAAAAATTTTTAAAAATATAGCTAAATTTCATATTATTAATGAAACTTATAAAAAAACTAATTTAAAATTTTTAAAAAAAAATGATTTAGTAAACGTTGAAAGAGCTGCTAGATTTAATGATGAAATTGGAGGTCATATTGTTTCTGGCCACATTATTACTACTGCTAAAATTATTAAAATTTTTAAATCTAAAAAATATTTAAAATTTTTATTAAAATTAAATAATAAATTTATAAAATATATTTTTTACAAAGGTTTTATTTGTTTGGATGGTGTAAGTTTAACTGTCGGAAAGATTGTAAAAAATTGTTTTTATGTTCGTATCATTCCTGAAACATTTTTAAGAACTAATTTTATGTTTAGAAAAGTGAACGATTTTATAAATATTGAAATTGATTCTATGACTCAAATTATAGTTGATACTTGTAAAAGTTTTTTTAAAAAAAAACATAATTTTTTAAATTTTCATAATTAATAATTATTTAACTTAAAAATTTTTATATTTATAATATATAGTATAAAAAAAATTTTAGTAATATAAAAATGAATAGAACAAATATACAAAAAATTTTATTTTTATTGAAAAAAAAATATAAAAAAAAAAAAAGAACGACGTTATTATATTCTTCTGCTTTTGAATGTTTAATATCTGTTATTTTATCTGCTCAATCACAGGATATTATTGTAAATAAATCTACTAAAAATTTATTTTTAGTTGCTAATAACCCGAAAAAAATGATTTTATTAGGAGAAAAAAAAATACGATATTATATAAAAAATATAGGATTATATAAAAAAAAAGCAAAAAATATTTTTCAAACTTGTATTCTTCTTTTGAATACATATAAAGGTTTAGTTCCTTCATCTAGAAAAGAATTAGAAAAGTTGCCTGGTGTAGGAAGAAAAACTTCTAATGTAGTGTTAAATCTTATTTTTAATAAGAAAACTATTGCAGTAGATACTCATGTATTTAGAATATGTAATAGATTAGGTTTAGCAATTGGAAATACTCCAATAAAAGTTGAATCAATTTTATTAAAAATTATACCTAATAATATGAAATTATATATTCATAGTTGGTTGTTATTTCATGGGAGAAATGTTTGCCAAGCAAAAAATATTCAATGTAATATTTGTATATTATATAAATTATGTAAGTATAATAATAAATTAAAATTTTAAAAAAATTTTTTGTATTATAGTATATTTTATATTTATTTTTTATAGAAAATAGGATTTATATGTTAAAAATAAAATTTCTTGATCAGTTAAAAAAACGTAAATTAATATCTCAAATTACTAATGATATTAAAGTTAATGTTTTATTAGAAAAAAAAAATATTTCTATATATTGTGGTTTTGATCCTACTGCAGATAGTTTACATGTTGGTCATATTCTTCCTTTATTATTTTTAAAAAGATTTCAATTAAAAGGACATACTCCTATTGTATTGATTGGCGGAGCAACTAGTTTAATTGGAGATCCTAGTTTTAAATTAGAAGAAAGAAAATTATGTAATTTTGTTGATACATCTTCTTGGATTGAGAATATTAAAAGTCAAATTTCATTGTTTTTAGATTTTTCAGATATATCAAATAAAGCAATTATTTTAAATAATTACGATTGGTTTAAAAAATTAAATATAATTAGTTTTTTAAGAAAAATCGGAAAAAATTTTTCCGTTAAACAAATGATTAATAAAGAATCCGTTAAACAAAGAATTGATAGGGATAATAAAGGTATTTCGTTTACTGAATTTTCTTATAGTTTATTACAAGCTTATGATTTTTCTATTTTATATAAAAATTATAATACTATGCTTCAAATAGGTGGATCTGATCAATGGGGTAATATTACTTCTGGTATTCATTTAACTCATTCTTTGTACAATTCTGAAGTTTTTGGGTTAACTTTGCCTCTTTTAACAACTTCTACAGGTGAAAAATTTGGAAAAAGTGGATTAAAAACAATATGGTTAGATTCAAAGAAAACTACTCCATATGAATTTTATCAATTTTGGTTAAATACTACAGATAAAAATATATATAATTATTTAAAATATTTTACTTTTTTAAGTATAGATAAAATTCAGAAAATGAAAAAAAAAGATAAAAAAGAAAATACTTATATTAAATCAAAAAAAATTCTTGCAAAAAATGTTACTTGTTTAATACATGGAAAAAAAAAATATAAAATTTCTAAAAAAATTTCTAATATTTTTTTTTCTAAAAAATTAAATATGTTAAAATTAAAAAATTTAAAAAAATTAAAAAAATATAATGCTCCTCATATTTGTTTAAAAAATAAAATATATAATTTGAAGGAAGTTTTATATTTAACTAATTTAGCGACTTCATATAGACATGCAAGAGATTTAATTAGTTCAAATTCAATTTCCATTAATTATAAAAAAGAGAAAAATATAAATTACATTTTTTCAGATTTGGATAAATTATTTAAAAAATATACATTACTTAAAAAAGGAAAAAAAACATTTTTTCTTATAATATGGAAATAAAATGTTTTTAAAATTTATAAAAAATTTATTAAAAAATATTTTTAATTTGAAAACTTTCTCCACAACCGCATGTATTTTTTATATTTTTATGAAAAAATTTAAAAATATTTTTGAATTTTTCTTGAATAAAATCTATTTTTATTCCATCAATAAATTTTATTTCATTTTTTGAAACTATAATATTTATATTTTTTTTAAAAAAAATTATGTCTTTTTCTTTAATTTTGTTATATTTTTTTAAAAAATATTTAAATCCTGCGCATCCTGTTTTTTTTATATTTATTTTAATATTAATTTTTTTATTTGAATTAAATTCTGAATTAATTTTTTTAAGTGCATTTTTTGTGATATATATACCTTTTAATTTTTTTATATTTGATTTAAATAGATAATTTTTCATAATAACATTTTTCTCTAATTTATAATATTTATTATAATTTTTTTAGAAAATAAAAAAAATTTTTTTTACAAAATTTTATTATAGTTATAAAATTTTATGATTAATAGAATTTTTTTACTTATATATTATACTATATTATAATATTTTTTAAATAAAATTTAGTTTTTTTAAAAGTATAAAAAATAATTAAGGTATAATTTTATGAAAAATCCAAAAGATAGTATGGATTTATCACAGATTATTGTTTTAACAATTTCGATTTCATCTATTATTTTAGCAAGTTTTTATATTATATGTCCTTTTTTTAAAAGTTTATTTTGGGCTAGCATGATAGTTATTTCTACTTGGCCTTTAATGTTAAAATTAGAACATTTTTTAGGAGGAAGAAGGCATTTATCTGTTTTTTTTATAATGATATTTTTATTATTGTTATTTTTTATTCCAGTATTTCTTTTTATAAATAGTTTAATTGAAAATAGTATTTTATTTATTAATTGGATTGCAACTGAAGATCATAAAATTTTTAATTTAAATTATTTAAATTCTATACCTATTTTTGGTTCAAGATTTGAATCTGGATACAATAATTTGTTAAATATCAAAAAAAATAATATATTTCATTATTTTCAACCTTATATTTATCAATTTATTAAATTTTTAATTTTTCAAATAAAAGTTTTAACTAAATCTTTGATTGATTTGTTTTTTGTTTTTTTCTTTAGTTATTTATTATATTGGAAAGGTGAAAGTATAAATTCTATTATTTATGATGTGTCTTATCGTTTGAATTCAAAATCTATTCATGAAATATTATTAATTATAGGAAAAGCTATTCGTTCAGTTGCTTTAGGTGTAGTTGTTACTGCTTTTTTTCAAGGAATTTTAGCTGGTTTAGGTTTATTTATAATAGGCCTTCCATATTCTATTTTTTTAATTATTTTAATAATATTTTTGTCATTGATTCAAATAGGATCTCTTCCTATTTTAATTCCAATTGTTTTTTGGTTATTTTGGAAGAAATATTTCTTTTATGCAACATTTCTTTTATTGTGGAGTTTTTTTCTTTCTATATTAGATAATGTTTTAAGATGTTTATTTATTAAAATTGGAATTAATTTACCTTCTTTTTTAATTATATCAGGTGTTATAGGTGGTTTTATATCATTTGGAATGATAGGATTATTTATTGGCCCTGTTATTTTAGATATTACTTATAGAATTATTTTATCTTGGATGAAAGAAAAATCGGAAAAAAACGTATATAATATAAAAAAAATTAAAAAATTAATTATAAAAAATAAATAACAAATTTTTTTAAATTTTTAATTTTATTAAAAATTTTAAATAAAATATTTTTATAAAAAATATGAAATTTTTTTATAAATATAAATTTTTTATATTTTAATAAATTATAATATTAGTAATTTTTTATTATTTTATAAAAAAATTTTTGATAAAAAAGTTCTAAATTTTAGAAATAGATTATAAAAAATTGAATATAAATTTAAAAAAAAATGTTATTAGTTCTTTTAATATTATAATTTTATAGAGAAATATATGAAAAAAACAGATGAATTGAGAACATTAAGAATAGATCCTTTAATTACTCCAGCAAAGTTATCAGAATGTTTTCCTGTTACTTCTGAAATTATTGATAATGTAATTAATACTAGAAAAAGAATTTCAAATATTATGTCAGGAAAAGATTCACGATTATTAGTAATTATTGGCCCATGTTCTATACATGATCCAATTGCAGCTTTAGATTATGCAAATCGTTTAAATTATTTAAGAAAAAAATATAAATCTTCTCTAGAAATTATAATGAGAACATATTTTGAAAAACCTAGAACAGTTATTGGGTGGAAAGGTTTAATATCTGATCCTGATATTGATAATACTTTTCAAGTAAATAAAGGATTGTCGATTGCAAGGAAATTTTTATTAGATATTAATAAAATAGGATTACCTGCTGCAACTGAATTTTTAGATATGGTAATTGGACAATTTATAAATGATTTAATTAGTTGGGGAGCTATTGGAGCAAGGACTACAGAAAGCCAAATTCATCGTGAAATGGCATCAGCTTTATCTTGCCCTGTGGGTTTTAAAAATGGTACAGATGGAAATACATCAATTGCAATAGATGCAATAAGAGCTTCAAGAGTACAACATGTTTTTTTAGCACCTGATAAAAATGGTAAAATGACTATAAATCATACAAGCGGAAATTCTTTATCTCATATAATTATGAGAGGTGGATCTAAACCAAATTATCATAAAAAAGATATTGATAAAGCTATTTTAAATTTAAAAAAATTTAATTTACCAGAAAAATTAATGGTTGATTTTAGTCATGGAAATTCTTTAAAACAGCATAAATTACAATTTAATGTATGTAAATCTGTTTGTAAGAAAATAGTTAATGGATCAAATAATATTTTTGGTGTGATGATAGAAAGTTTTTTAGAAGAAGGTTCTCAACAAATTTCTAAAAAATATAAAATGAAATATGGGCAATCTATTACTGATTCTTGTTTAAATTGGGAAGATAGTGTTTTAATGATTAAAAATTTATCTGAAGCTATTTGTCATAGGAATTAATTTTTTAAAAAATAAATTATTTTTTTAATATTTTTTTATTTTTTAGTATATAAAAATTATTTTTATATTTTTTCTTATTTCTAGGTTAAGGATATTAGATGCCTGTTATTACATTTTCTGATGGTAGCAAAAAACAATATAAAAAATCTATTTCTATCAGAAAAGTTGCTAAAGATTTTAAAAATATTTATAAAAATTCTTATATTGCAGGATTTTTAAATAAAAAAATAGTAGATTGGAATACATTAATTGAAAAAGATTCAAATTTATTTTTTATTAAAAAAACAGATGAGTCTGCGTTAAGAATAATTAGAAATACATGTCTTCATTTGTTAGGTTATACTCTTAAATCTTTATGGCCAAAAATTAAATTATGTAAATCTTTTGTAAATAAATCTCAATTTTATTATGAATTTTATAAAAAAAATCCTATAACTAAGAAAGAAATATGTTTAATTGAAAAAAAAATGCGTTCTTTAGTTAAAAGAAATTATTATATATTTAGAAAAAAAATGGATTATAAAAATTTTAAAAAAATTTTAATAAATTTAAAAGAAACATATAAAATTAAAATTTTAAAATCAAATTTTTCATGTGATAGTAATATTTATTTTTATTCTCATGAAGATAATATTGATTTTTTGACTGGTATACAAGCACCTAAAGTTAATTTTTGTAAATATTTTAAATTACAAAAATTATCTGGAGTATATTGGAAATCAAATAAAAATAATATTATGATACAAAGAATTTCAGGTACTGCTTGGGAAAATAAGTTTCAATTAGAAAATTTTTTAAAGATTTTAAAAGATAAAAAAGAAATTGATCATAGAAAAGTTAATAAACAATTAAATTTATTTCATTTACAGAAAGATGTTCCAGGAATGGTGTTTTGGCATTATAATGGATGGTTTATATTTAAAAAATTAAAAGAGTTTATTAGAAAAAAGTTAATAAAATATAAATATCAAGAAGTTAAAACTCCATCTTTAATGAATAAATTAATATGGAAAAAAAGTGGTCATTTAGAAAATTATAAAAATTTTATGTTTTCTACATTTTCTGAAAATAAAGAATATTGTATTAAACCAATGAATTGTCCTGGACATATACAAATTTTTAATAATTCTTTAAAATCTTATCGTGATTTACCGATTCGATTATCTGAATTTGGAAGTTGTCATAGAAATGAATCTTCAGGTTCTTTGCATGGTTTAATGAGATTAAGGCACTTTACACAAGATGATGCTCATATTTTTTGTACAAAATCACAATTAGAAAATGAAATTGAAAATTGTATAAAAATGATTTATGAAATATATAATAATTTTTCATTTAAAAAAATTTCTGTAAAATTATCTACTCGCCCAAAGAAAAGAATTGGTAATAATTTAGTATGGGATTATACTGAATCAGTTTTATTACATGTTTTACAAAAAAACGATATAAAATTCATAATTCAAAAAGGAGAAGGTGCATTTTATGGACCAAAAATAGAATTTGTATTAAGAGATTGTTTTAATAGAAATTGGCAATGTGGAACGATTCAATTAGATTTTTATTTATCAGAAAGATTAGGATCTTTTTATATTAATAAAAATAATAAAAAAAAATTTCCAGTATTAATTCACAGAGCGATTTTAGGTTCTATTGAACGATTTATTGGAATTCTTATTGAGGAATATAAAGGTTATCTTCCTATTTGGTTAATTCCTGTTCAAGTAAAAATTATTAATGTATCTGAAAAAAATATTAAATATTGTCAATCTGTTGAGAATTTTTTAAAAAATAAAAATATAAGAACTGAAATGGATTTACGTAATAAAAGTTTGAGTTTGAAAATTAGAGAAAGTATTTTATCAAAAATTCCTTATATATTAATTTGTGGAGATAAAGAATTTCAAAATAATACTGTTTCTATTAGACATTTTTCTGGAAAAGTTTTTAATAATGTAAATTTATTAGAATTTTTAGAGAAAATTTTTAAATAAAATTATTTATTTATTTTTTATATGGAGGAAATAAATATTAAAGGCTGGAAAAGAGCGCAAATGAATAGAATTCATAGAATAAATAATGAAATTCGAGCTTTAAAAGTACGTTTAACTGGCTTAAAAAATGAAAAATTAGGAATTGTAAGCCTTTCAGATGCTTTAATTCAATCAGAAATGGTAGGAGCAGATTTAGTAGAAATTAGTCCTAATGCAGAACCTCCAGTATGTAAAATAATGAATTATGGAAAATTTATTTACAATAAAACAAAGGAATTAAAAGAACAAAAAAAGAAACAAAAAGTAGTACAAATTAAAGAAATTAAATTTAGACCTAGTACAGATGAAGGCGATTATCAAGTAAAATTAAGAAATTTAATTCGTTTTTTAAAAGATGGTAATAAAGTTAAAATTACTCTTCGTTATAGAGGAAGAGAAATGGCTCATCAAAAAATAGGAGTAAATGTTTTAAATAGGGTAAAAAAAGATCTAAGTAATATTTCTTTAGTTGAATTTTTTCCTTCAAGAATTGAAGGAAGGCAAATGGTTATGATTTTATCTCCTAAAAAAATATAATTTAAAAAATACAATCTATTTTTTAAAATGTTAGAATTTTTTGGAATATATAATGAATAAATTAAAAACTTTAAAAAGTGCTTCTAAGCGTTTTAAAAAAACAGCATCTGGAAAATTTAAAAGAAAGCAAGCAAATTTAAGACATATTCTTACTAAAAAAACAAGTTCTAGAAAGAGACATTTAAGATCAAAAAAAATTGTTTCTCATTCAAATATAAAAGAAGTAAGATCTTTTTTTCCATATATTTAAAATAGTATTTTTATTCAGTTTTTAAAATTAAATGAGGATTAAAAATGGCTCGAGTAAAAAGAGGAGTTTGTTCTCGTGCTCGTCATAAAAAAATTTTAAAGAAAGCAAAGGGATATTATGGAGCGAGATCGAGAGTATATCGAGTTGCTATTCAAGCTGTGTTAAAAGCAGGTCAATATGCATATAGAGATAGACGTCAAAAAAAAAGAAATTTTAGAAATTTATGGATTACGCGTATTAATGCTGCAGTTAGGAAAAATGATTTATCTTATAGTTGTTTTATGCATGGTTTAAAAAAAGCGAATATTCATATTAATCGAAAAATTCTTTCTGAAATTTCTATTTATGATCAAATTTCTTTTTCAAAATTAGTAAAAGAATCTCGTTTACATTTAAGTAAATAAAAAAATGTTATCAATAAATATTTTTTTATAGTTTTAGACGTTAATTTATTTTTTTATAAATAAAAAAATAATATTTTTTTAAATTACAATAAAACTGATCAGCTTCCTTAAAGGAAGCTTTTTAGTATTAATTTTTTCTTAAAAATGATAATTTAATATGAAACTAACTAAAAAATATATTAAAAATGTATTATTACAAATTAATAAATGTAAAAATATATATGAATTAAATGAAATAAAGTCTAAAAATTTAGGAAAAAAAGGATTTATTACAAAAAAAATGAAATTTTTAAAAGAAATGGATTTAAATAAAAGAAAAGAATTTAGTATATTTATTAATAAAATTAAAAAAAAAATAATAAAATTAATTTTAAATAAAAAAAACGAATTAATAGAGAAATTTTCTAATATTACTTTAAATAAAAGTAATATTGATATTACTTTATCATCTAAAGAAATTTGTTCGGGTTCATTGCATATTATTACTAAATCAATATATAAAATACAGAATTTTTTTTCAAAATTGGGTTGTGAAGTTATTTCTGGTCCAGAAATAGAAAGTGATTATTATAATTTTGATGCTTTAAATATTAAAAAAGATCATCCATCAAGAGATAGTCACGATACTTTTTGGTTTAATAAAAATTTTTTATTAAGAACTCAAACTTCTAGTGTTCAAATTAGATCAATGGAAGTTAAAAAACCTCCTATTAGAATAGTAGTTCCAGGAAAAGTATATAGAAATGATTCAAGTTTAACACATAGCCCAATGTTTCATCAAATTGAAGGATTAATTGTAGAAAAAGGTATTAGTTTTTCAAATTTGAAGTGGATAATGGAAAATTTTTTATATGATTTTTTTAAAAAAGTATATAAAATTAGATTTAGGAATTCATATTTTCCTTTTACTACTCCATCAGCAGAAATAGATATTTTTAATAATAAGTCACAAAAATGGTTAGAAGTATTAGGATGTGGTATGGTTCATCCAACTGTTTTAAAAAATGTAAAAATTAATTCAAAAATATATTCTGGATGTGCTTTTGGAATCGGAATTGAACGATTGATTATGTTAAAATATAATTTA
The window above is part of the Buchnera aphidicola (Periphyllus testudinaceus) genome. Proteins encoded here:
- the ydiK gene encoding AI-2E family transporter YdiK; this translates as MKNPKDSMDLSQIIVLTISISSIILASFYIICPFFKSLFWASMIVISTWPLMLKLEHFLGGRRHLSVFFIMIFLLLLFFIPVFLFINSLIENSILFINWIATEDHKIFNLNYLNSIPIFGSRFESGYNNLLNIKKNNIFHYFQPYIYQFIKFLIFQIKVLTKSLIDLFFVFFFSYLLYWKGESINSIIYDVSYRLNSKSIHEILLIIGKAIRSVALGVVVTAFFQGILAGLGLFIIGLPYSIFLIILIIFLSLIQIGSLPILIPIVFWLFWKKYFFYATFLLLWSFFLSILDNVLRCLFIKIGINLPSFLIISGVIGGFISFGMIGLFIGPVILDITYRIILSWMKEKSEKNVYNIKKIKKLIIKNK
- the tilS gene encoding tRNA lysidine(34) synthetase TilS, with product MINFKKKISKYKKFLVAYSGGIDSTVLLYKLLEIKKKKNIKIRAIHINHQIYKESKKWSKHCKKICIKNKIKFIEEKIFLKKKNIESQARKKRYQIFKKNLLSEEILLTGHNLDDQCETLILSIKRGSGPKGLSSISYKKKFFKNILIRPLLEFSRSKIEKWAKKKKLKWINDHSNNNLSYDRNFIRHKIMPIIKKRWKFFPKNCLRTTQLIHNEHKLLNNFIHPIIKKNLYKKKALYLKNIKKLNIKMQYFIIRKWINIQKKKLPSLIFLKNIIKNVINNKKKKNPKIVLKKYEIWKYQNHLFWIKKKPTIKNYIIFWHPPFKKLILPKNFGYLKMIKKKYSKNKLYIKKPKKNQLIIIKFQTNKKIQTHQNKTKKKIKKIFNEFKIPPWKRKKIPLLFYNNKLISIIGIIVTKKKYNIKEKKISVIWNK
- a CDS encoding HesB/IscA family protein — encoded protein: MKNYLFKSNIKKLKGIYITKNALKKINSEFNSNKKINIKINIKKTGCAGFKYFLKKYNKIKEKDIIFFKKNINIIVSKNEIKFIDGIKIDFIQEKFKNIFKFFHKNIKNTCGCGESFQIKNIF
- the nth gene encoding endonuclease III, encoding MNRTNIQKILFLLKKKYKKKKRTTLLYSSAFECLISVILSAQSQDIIVNKSTKNLFLVANNPKKMILLGEKKIRYYIKNIGLYKKKAKNIFQTCILLLNTYKGLVPSSRKELEKLPGVGRKTSNVVLNLIFNKKTIAVDTHVFRICNRLGLAIGNTPIKVESILLKIIPNNMKLYIHSWLLFHGRNVCQAKNIQCNICILYKLCKYNNKLKF
- a CDS encoding 3-deoxy-7-phosphoheptulonate synthase, coding for MKKTDELRTLRIDPLITPAKLSECFPVTSEIIDNVINTRKRISNIMSGKDSRLLVIIGPCSIHDPIAALDYANRLNYLRKKYKSSLEIIMRTYFEKPRTVIGWKGLISDPDIDNTFQVNKGLSIARKFLLDINKIGLPAATEFLDMVIGQFINDLISWGAIGARTTESQIHREMASALSCPVGFKNGTDGNTSIAIDAIRASRVQHVFLAPDKNGKMTINHTSGNSLSHIIMRGGSKPNYHKKDIDKAILNLKKFNLPEKLMVDFSHGNSLKQHKLQFNVCKSVCKKIVNGSNNIFGVMIESFLEEGSQQISKKYKMKYGQSITDSCLNWEDSVLMIKNLSEAICHRN
- the rpmI gene encoding 50S ribosomal protein L35 translates to MNKLKTLKSASKRFKKTASGKFKRKQANLRHILTKKTSSRKRHLRSKKIVSHSNIKEVRSFFPYI
- the rplT gene encoding 50S ribosomal protein L20; the encoded protein is MARVKRGVCSRARHKKILKKAKGYYGARSRVYRVAIQAVLKAGQYAYRDRRQKKRNFRNLWITRINAAVRKNDLSYSCFMHGLKKANIHINRKILSEISIYDQISFSKLVKESRLHLSK
- the thrS gene encoding threonine--tRNA ligase, yielding MPVITFSDGSKKQYKKSISIRKVAKDFKNIYKNSYIAGFLNKKIVDWNTLIEKDSNLFFIKKTDESALRIIRNTCLHLLGYTLKSLWPKIKLCKSFVNKSQFYYEFYKKNPITKKEICLIEKKMRSLVKRNYYIFRKKMDYKNFKKILINLKETYKIKILKSNFSCDSNIYFYSHEDNIDFLTGIQAPKVNFCKYFKLQKLSGVYWKSNKNNIMIQRISGTAWENKFQLENFLKILKDKKEIDHRKVNKQLNLFHLQKDVPGMVFWHYNGWFIFKKLKEFIRKKLIKYKYQEVKTPSLMNKLIWKKSGHLENYKNFMFSTFSENKEYCIKPMNCPGHIQIFNNSLKSYRDLPIRLSEFGSCHRNESSGSLHGLMRLRHFTQDDAHIFCTKSQLENEIENCIKMIYEIYNNFSFKKISVKLSTRPKKRIGNNLVWDYTESVLLHVLQKNDIKFIIQKGEGAFYGPKIEFVLRDCFNRNWQCGTIQLDFYLSERLGSFYINKNNKKKFPVLIHRAILGSIERFIGILIEEYKGYLPIWLIPVQVKIINVSEKNIKYCQSVENFLKNKNIRTEMDLRNKSLSLKIRESILSKIPYILICGDKEFQNNTVSIRHFSGKVFNNVNLLEFLEKIFK
- the infC gene encoding translation initiation factor IF-3; amino-acid sequence: MKGWKRAQMNRIHRINNEIRALKVRLTGLKNEKLGIVSLSDALIQSEMVGADLVEISPNAEPPVCKIMNYGKFIYNKTKELKEQKKKQKVVQIKEIKFRPSTDEGDYQVKLRNLIRFLKDGNKVKITLRYRGREMAHQKIGVNVLNRVKKDLSNISLVEFFPSRIEGRQMVMILSPKKI
- the tyrS gene encoding tyrosine--tRNA ligase; translated protein: MLKIKFLDQLKKRKLISQITNDIKVNVLLEKKNISIYCGFDPTADSLHVGHILPLLFLKRFQLKGHTPIVLIGGATSLIGDPSFKLEERKLCNFVDTSSWIENIKSQISLFLDFSDISNKAIILNNYDWFKKLNIISFLRKIGKNFSVKQMINKESVKQRIDRDNKGISFTEFSYSLLQAYDFSILYKNYNTMLQIGGSDQWGNITSGIHLTHSLYNSEVFGLTLPLLTTSTGEKFGKSGLKTIWLDSKKTTPYEFYQFWLNTTDKNIYNYLKYFTFLSIDKIQKMKKKDKKENTYIKSKKILAKNVTCLIHGKKKYKISKKISNIFFSKKLNMLKLKNLKKLKKYNAPHICLKNKIYNLKEVLYLTNLATSYRHARDLISSNSISINYKKEKNINYIFSDLDKLFKKYTLLKKGKKTFFLIIWK
- the pheS gene encoding phenylalanine--tRNA ligase subunit alpha; the protein is MKLTKKYIKNVLLQINKCKNIYELNEIKSKNLGKKGFITKKMKFLKEMDLNKRKEFSIFINKIKKKIIKLILNKKNELIEKFSNITLNKSNIDITLSSKEICSGSLHIITKSIYKIQNFFSKLGCEVISGPEIESDYYNFDALNIKKDHPSRDSHDTFWFNKNFLLRTQTSSVQIRSMEVKKPPIRIVVPGKVYRNDSSLTHSPMFHQIEGLIVEKGISFSNLKWIMENFLYDFFKKVYKIRFRNSYFPFTTPSAEIDIFNNKSQKWLEVLGCGMVHPTVLKNVKINSKIYSGCAFGIGIERLIMLKYNLSNIRSFFKNDLRFLKQFK
- a CDS encoding riboflavin synthase subunit alpha, with the protein product MFTGIIKGVATVLSINKKSSKYYKCYFFMPNFFLKGIHIGDSISNNGCCLTIIKIFKNIAKFHIINETYKKTNLKFLKKNDLVNVERAARFNDEIGGHIVSGHIITTAKIIKIFKSKKYLKFLLKLNNKFIKYIFYKGFICLDGVSLTVGKIVKNCFYVRIIPETFLRTNFMFRKVNDFINIEIDSMTQIIVDTCKSFFKKKHNFLNFHN